The following proteins come from a genomic window of Anaerobutyricum hallii:
- the rsfS gene encoding ribosome silencing factor yields MNESKKMALLAVEALEDKKAEDITIIDISEVSVLADYFIIADGLNRNQVQAMADSAEEALGRAGYDAKQIEGYQSANWILMDYKDIIVHVFSKEDRAFYDLERIWRDGKQISKEDLQ; encoded by the coding sequence ATGAACGAATCTAAAAAAATGGCTCTTCTTGCTGTAGAAGCATTAGAAGATAAAAAAGCAGAAGATATTACAATTATAGATATCAGCGAAGTATCTGTTCTTGCTGATTATTTTATCATTGCAGATGGTTTAAACCGTAATCAAGTACAGGCTATGGCTGACAGTGCAGAAGAAGCACTTGGCAGAGCAGGATATGATGCAAAGCAGATTGAAGGATACCAGAGTGCAAACTGGATTCTTATGGATTACAAGGATATCATTGTTCATGTATTCAGTAAAGAAGATCGTGCTTTCTATGATTTGGAAAGAATCTGGAGAGATGGAAAACAGATTAGTAAAGAAGATTTACAGTAG
- the obgE gene encoding GTPase ObgE: MFADRARIFIRSGKGGDGHVSFRRELYVPDGGPDGGDGGKGGDLIFVVDPGLNTLVDYRHKRKYCAGDGKEGSKKKCTGASGEDMILKVPAGTVVKDAETGKVILDMANRTEPVVLLKGGRGGKGNQHYATATMQAPKYAQPGQRAKELWVDLELKVIADVGLIGFPNVGKSTFLSRVTNAKPKIANYHFTTLNPNLGVVDLAEGNGFVIADIPGIIEGASEGVGLGYQFLRHIERTKVMIHLVDAASVEGRDPIEDIIAINKELEAYNPELAKRPQVIAANKMDAMPEEDSEVIIEMLEEAFADKDMKIFPISAVSGQGVKELLWYVNDLLKELPEEPIEFDQEYFFELQEDDDQESIVVKMEEPGVYSVEGPKVERMLGYTNLESEKGFEFFQKFMKENGILDRLEELGIEEGDTVQLYNLAFDYYK; this comes from the coding sequence ATGTTTGCAGATCGTGCGCGCATCTTTATCCGCTCCGGAAAAGGCGGAGATGGACATGTCAGCTTCCGAAGAGAACTTTATGTACCAGACGGCGGTCCGGACGGCGGAGACGGCGGAAAAGGCGGAGATTTAATATTTGTAGTTGACCCTGGATTAAATACACTGGTTGACTACAGACATAAAAGAAAATATTGTGCCGGTGATGGAAAAGAAGGCTCGAAAAAGAAATGTACCGGAGCAAGCGGAGAAGATATGATTTTAAAAGTGCCGGCAGGAACGGTTGTAAAAGATGCAGAAACCGGCAAAGTCATTCTTGATATGGCAAATCGTACGGAACCGGTAGTGCTTTTAAAAGGTGGTCGTGGTGGAAAGGGTAATCAGCATTATGCTACAGCAACAATGCAGGCACCAAAGTACGCACAGCCAGGACAAAGAGCAAAAGAACTGTGGGTTGATTTAGAACTTAAAGTAATTGCAGACGTTGGATTGATTGGATTTCCGAATGTTGGAAAGTCTACGTTTCTTTCTCGTGTAACAAACGCCAAGCCAAAGATTGCCAATTATCATTTTACTACACTTAATCCAAACCTTGGTGTAGTAGACTTAGCAGAAGGAAACGGTTTTGTTATCGCGGATATTCCGGGTATCATTGAAGGTGCTTCAGAAGGTGTTGGTCTTGGATATCAGTTCTTACGTCATATTGAACGTACGAAAGTAATGATTCATCTTGTAGATGCGGCCTCTGTTGAAGGCAGAGATCCGATTGAAGATATCATAGCGATCAATAAAGAATTAGAGGCGTATAATCCGGAACTTGCCAAGCGCCCACAGGTAATCGCAGCCAATAAAATGGATGCGATGCCAGAAGAGGACAGTGAAGTGATCATTGAAATGCTTGAAGAAGCTTTCGCAGACAAAGATATGAAGATTTTCCCGATTTCCGCAGTAAGTGGACAGGGTGTAAAAGAACTTCTTTGGTATGTTAATGATCTTTTAAAAGAATTACCGGAAGAACCGATTGAGTTCGATCAGGAATACTTCTTTGAACTTCAGGAAGATGATGATCAGGAATCTATCGTTGTTAAGATGGAAGAACCGGGCGTATACAGTGTAGAAGGTCCTAAAGTAGAGCGTATGCTTGGATATACGAACTTAGAATCCGAAAAAGGATTTGAATTCTTCCAGAAGTTTATGAAAGAAAACGGTATTTTAGATCGTTTAGAGGAACTGGGAATCGAAGAAGGGGATACCGTACAGTTATATAACCTTGCCTTTGATTATTATAAATAA
- the yqeK gene encoding bis(5'-nucleosyl)-tetraphosphatase (symmetrical) YqeK yields the protein MMQIQKIKENLKKKLSSKRYEHTIGVEYTSTCLAMRYGVDIEKARIAGLLHDCAKYLSSEDKISKCESYGIPVSDYERKNPELLHAKLGACFANEIYGVTDSEILSAIIWHTTGCPDMSLLDKIVFIADYIEANRDKAEDLPKVRELAFKDIDACLLLILEDTIAYLARKKSVTDPMTQKTYDYYKERN from the coding sequence ATGATGCAAATACAGAAAATAAAAGAAAATTTAAAAAAGAAACTATCTTCAAAGAGATATGAACATACCATTGGTGTGGAATATACCAGTACCTGTCTTGCCATGCGGTATGGTGTAGATATTGAGAAGGCAAGAATTGCAGGTTTACTTCATGATTGTGCCAAATATCTTTCTTCTGAAGATAAGATTTCCAAGTGTGAAAGCTATGGAATTCCTGTTTCAGACTACGAACGAAAGAATCCGGAACTACTTCATGCAAAGCTTGGAGCATGTTTTGCAAATGAAATATATGGTGTGACTGATTCAGAAATACTTTCTGCAATCATTTGGCATACAACAGGCTGTCCGGATATGTCTTTGCTCGATAAGATTGTTTTTATTGCGGATTATATAGAGGCTAATAGAGATAAAGCAGAAGATCTGCCTAAAGTAAGAGAACTGGCATTTAAAGATATTGATGCCTGCCTGCTTCTTATTTTAGAAGATACGATTGCCTACCTTGCCAGAAAGAAAAGCGTGACTGATCCTATGACACAGAAAACATATGATTACTATAAAGAAAGGAATTAA
- the nadD gene encoding nicotinate-nucleotide adenylyltransferase, protein MADHKKIGIMGGTFNPIHFGHLLLAETAFHQFQLDEILIMPTKNPYYKKISNSVTEEDRVAMAELAIEDNGHFRLSKEELNREGNTYTVETLSHLTERHPDYEYFFIMGADSLYHIESWKEPEQILKMATIVVAGRAGTGSSLNSQIEYIENKYDSEIHRLNSPVLEISSNDIRRRVRDGESIRYLLPDKVEHYIYEHGLYQPDGQDAEKKEQ, encoded by the coding sequence ATGGCAGATCATAAAAAAATAGGTATTATGGGAGGAACATTTAATCCCATTCATTTTGGACATTTATTGTTGGCAGAAACAGCATTTCATCAATTTCAGCTGGATGAGATTTTGATTATGCCAACGAAAAATCCTTACTATAAAAAGATTTCCAATTCTGTTACGGAAGAGGACAGAGTAGCAATGGCAGAACTTGCGATAGAAGATAACGGGCATTTCCGGCTTTCTAAAGAAGAACTTAACAGAGAGGGTAACACGTATACGGTTGAGACCCTCTCTCACCTTACCGAACGCCATCCGGATTATGAATACTTTTTTATTATGGGGGCAGATTCTCTTTATCATATTGAATCGTGGAAAGAACCGGAACAAATCTTAAAAATGGCTACAATCGTAGTAGCAGGGAGAGCCGGAACAGGGAGTTCTTTAAATAGTCAGATTGAATACATTGAGAATAAATATGATTCAGAAATACACCGTTTAAACTCTCCTGTATTAGAAATCTCATCGAATGATATCCGTAGACGGGTGAGAGATGGTGAGAGTATTCGATATCTTCTTCCTGATAAAGTAGAGCATTATATTTATGAACATGGTCTTTATCAGCCAGACGGTCAGGACGCAGAAAAAAAGGAGCAATAA
- the yhbY gene encoding ribosome assembly RNA-binding protein YhbY: MTSKQRAYLKSLAMTMDPIFQIGKASLTPEVIEGIREAIDKRELVKVSVLKNCFDDPREIAEVLAERTRSEVVQVIGKKIVLYKPAKENSKIVLP, translated from the coding sequence ATGACAAGCAAACAAAGAGCTTATTTAAAAAGCCTGGCGATGACAATGGACCCTATTTTCCAGATTGGAAAAGCATCTCTTACTCCAGAAGTAATTGAGGGAATCCGCGAAGCAATTGATAAAAGAGAATTAGTAAAAGTATCTGTTTTAAAGAACTGTTTTGATGACCCAAGAGAAATTGCAGAAGTTCTTGCAGAAAGAACTCGTTCTGAGGTAGTACAGGTTATCGGTAAAAAGATTGTATTATATAAACCAGCGAAGGAAAACAGTAAAATCGTATTACCATAA